The genomic interval ACGCGACGGTCGGCGGACATGCGCAGGCGGCCGAGCGCCGGCAATGGATTTGCGCCTTCGCGCGAGCCGGTGGTCTGGTCCTGCGTGGTCATGATGCAGCGGGTGCAGGGCTTGACGAAATCAAACGCGATGCCGCCGATTTCGATTGCCGCCCAGCCATCCTCTGCCCAGGCCTCGTCGCAATCGACCACGATATTGGGCCGGAACCGCTCCATGCCGACTTCTGTCGCGCCATGGGCCTTCAGATCGGCGTTGAGCGCGGCGAGCGATCCGGTGGTGGTCACCAGCACCTGAAAACCGTCCGCGAAGGAAACCGGCGTCTCATCGCTTACCCAGTCTCGGCTTGCGATTCGCTCTGCGGCGCTGTCGAAGAAGGCAAGGCGGACCGGACGGTCGAACCAGTCCGAAAGCATGTCATCGGCCGCGCCGGTGCTCGCCGCCGCGTTGACGGTGTCTTTCCAGACGGTGACATCGATCCGCTGTTCGCTGGAAGGCCCGGTTTCGATCGCGTCCTTGCCGTCCATTGACAGCATAAGGCCATCCGGCCCCGGACGCGCCGTCACCCGTGCCAGGGCCGGAAGGTCGCGCTGGGTGATGAAACGGCCATCCGGCTCCGTCAGAACCGCTATGCGATCGCCCTCGAGGCCGGTCGCACGGCAAAGCGCGGCATCGAGAGGGATGCCGCGCGCGCTTTTCATGGGATAGATGTTGAGTTCTGCGATTTTCACCGGCGGGTTCCGATCATTCACGTTGTTTCTTCGCGCCGGCCCTGGCCGCCGGCTTGTTCGCCGCCCTGCTTGCCGGCTTGCTGCCCGCCTTGGCTGCCGACTTGGCTGCCGGTTTGTCTTCTGCCGTGTCAGCCTGTTCGTTGTCAGCCTGCTCGCTTTTTTCCGGCTTTACCGGAAGTCCATCATCGTCGAGCGTCGAGAGCGTGACCTGCGGGAACGGTATCGAGATGCCGGCGTCGTCGAAGGCGAGCTTGGCGTCGCGGGTCATCACATGGGTGGTCTTCCACCACAGCGGGCCGGGCACCCAATAGCGCATGGCCACGACCACGGCGCTGTCGCCGAGTTCCTTGACGAAGGCATAAGGCTCGGGATCGGAGAGTACGTTTTCGTTGTTCTTCGCCAGATCAAGCATGATGTCGATCGCCTTGCGAAGATCGTCCTCATAGCCGATGCCGATGGCGAGTTCGTGCATGCGCTGGGCAACGCGAGAATAATTGGTGATCGAGACATTCCAGAGCGTCGAATTCGGCGCGAGCCGGTAGAGGCCGTCGAAGGTCTTGAGCTCGGTCGCGAACAGGCCGACCTCCTGCACCGTGCCGTCGATGGAGCCGGTCGAGATATACTCTCCGACCTTGAACGGCCGCAGCACCAGCAGCATGATGCCGGCCGCGATATTCTGCAACGTGCCCTGCAGGGCGAGACCGATGGCGAGGCCGGCGGCGCCGAGAGCGGCGAGGATCGACGCGGTCTGCACCCCGAACTGGCCGAGCACCATGACGATGACGATGGTGAGAATGCCGTAACGCGCGATCGCGCCGAAGAACCCGGCCAATGTCTTGTCGACATTGTCGAACTTCATGAAAGCGGTTTTGACGGAGCGCTGGGCAATCGCGGCGACGATCCAGCCGACGATCAGCAGGATAATCGCTCCCAGCACCGAGAATGCATAGGTGACGACAAGCGCCATCATCGCTTCGGCGAAATCGCTGGATGCATTCAGAAGATCGGAGGCTTGCTTCTCTATCGAATCCATCAATCAGTCCTTATTAATTCATCTCAAATATCGTGGGCCAAGGGTACGGAGACTCTACCTATGGCGCAACCGCGCGATGGCAAGATCGTCGAGATCGAGTCTGAAAGGCGCGTTGAGCCGGCACTCTCGGCCACGGCCGATGGCCTTGACGGCGGCAGTAAGCCGGCAGCCGCGCTGAAGCGCTTCATCGCCCAGCGCCACAAGCCGCTTGTTCGGCGTGGCGGAGGGGGAGGCAGCGCGCAACGCCTGTGCAAGCCGGTCGTCATCGATGCCGGGCGCGACCGCGAGCGCGGCGATCATCGCCGCCGCGGGCGAACGCGACACGCCCAGCCAGCAATGCACCAGCAGCGGGCCATCGTCCGCCCATTGCCGGGCGAAATCGATGATCTGATCCACATGGGCCCGTTCCGGGGCCACGAGGTCGCCGGCGCCGGCAAAGGCGATGTCGTTCATGCGCAGCACGAGGTGTCGGTCGATCATGCCGGGGCGGGCGAAATCATGGCCGGCGGCCATCAGCGAGACCATCTGCCGGCAGCCGTGACGCGCCGCCATCTCGCCGATCCGTTCCAGCGGCGATACGATGATCGCGCCGCTCATTTGGCGGCTTTCCTGGCCGTTTTCTGAAGTTCCGCGCGGGCCGTCTCGATTTCGCCGAAGCGGTCGAGAAAACGCTGCTGGGCAAGCGCCGTCGGCATCGGCTCGATCGGCAACAGCTCGATCGAGACGCCATTCGGCTCCCCGAAGAAACGTTTCGCCTCGGCGATCGAAAAGCCGGCGAGGCTCACCGATTCGAAATAGGCCGCGATCCTGTCGGCCGCCTTGATCTTGGCCTTCAGCGCCGAGCGGGGATGCGGCGGCAGGGCGAAGCGGAGATGCACGGCCGCCTCCAGCCGCTTTTCCACCGCCTTGTAGCCGCCCCCGACGACGGCCTTGAACGGCGAGATCATGTCGCCGATGACATATTCCGGCGCGTCGTGGAGCAGCGCCGCCTGGCAATCGTCGGCATTGGCCTGGTTGAGATGGCAGAACACCGCCTCGACCACGAGCGAGTGCTGCGCCACCGAGTAGGCATGCTCGCCAAGCGTCTGGCCGTTCCAGCGCGCCACCCGCGCAAGCCCGTGGGCGATATCGGAAATCTCGACGTCGAGCGGCGAGGGGTCCAGGAGGTCGAGCCTGCGGCCCGAGAGCATGCGCTGCCAGGCGCGTGTGTCATTCTTCGGCGGCATCGGCCTATTCCGCCTCCGCGCCGGACGGCTCGAGCGTGATGCCGCTCCAGGCATAAGGCGTGACGGTCACCGCCACATCGCCGGCCGTCAGGTTTTCGGCGGATGCCGCCCGGTCGATCCGAAGAATGGCCATCGCCGCATCACCCGCGACCGAGCCGAGCTCGCCGGCGGGCTTGCCGTCCGCATGGATCGTCGTGCCGGCGGCGGGCAGGGCTTCCGCGCCGCGTACCAACACCAGCCTGCGCCGCGCGGTGCCACGATGCTGCATCCGCGAGACCACTTCCTGGCCGACAAAGCAGCCCTTCCTGAACGAAACCGCGCCGTTTCTGTCAAACAGAAGATCATGCGGGAAAGCGTCCTGCGGGCCGTAGTCGGCATGCATTTCCGGCACGCCGGCTTCGATCCTGAGCGCCTTATAGGCCTCGGGGTCCGGATTGCCATGGCGGCCGGGCAGACGCTTGACGGTTATGCTGGCGGGCGAAAAACGCATGTCGGTCACGGCGGTGTCGGGGGCGTCGTCGCCCGTAAAAACCGTCACGCCGTCGGTCTCCTCAGCCGCGATCGTCACCTTGGCGCGCAATTTGTAAAGCATCAGCCGCTGCAGCAGGCTAGCGGCGTCCTCGGCATGGGTTTCGATTGCAAATCCCGTATCGGTGCGGCTTATCAGGAAGTCGAACATCACCTTGCCCTGCGGCGTCAGCAGCGCGCCGGGCCAGGCCTCGGCGGGGCCGATGCGGTCGAGATCAGTGGTGATCAGGTTCTGCAGGAAATGTTCGGCGTCATCGCCGGCAAGCGTGATGACGGCCCGTTCCGGAAGGTGGATCTCAGCCATGATCGTATCCTCTGGCATGCCGGCGATATTCCACCGGCCCGAGTTCAAGATGTAGGGTCGCAGACGAGGCCCGCAAGGCGCTCGTACGGCAAACGTCCCGGTCAACGGGGCAATTGCCCGTGTTGTCACGCGGCGCGACGGATTCGTCAATGGTGGAAGGCTCGGGTTGCTTATGCCCGAAGGACGGTGGCGCTATTGCAGGATGCGTTCGGGCGAAAACTCGCCTGCGAGCATGCGTTCGCGCAGCGATTCGAGCATGGCTTCCGCGCCTTCCTCGCCGATCATCCGCACGGTTTCGCGCATGGCGAGCGCAAGCGCAGCATCGGCGATGATCTCAGGCTCGATGCCGTCGGCCACGCCATCGGCCCAGGCTTCGTTCTGATATTCGAGAGCCACCTGCATCTTTTCGCGCACGATCATGTCGTCGATCTCGTTGGCGTTCGGCTTCATCGCATATCCTTGTAGGCTTTGTCTTCCGCAATCATGCTATCAATTTTTTCGGCCTTGTGGCAGCGCGGCCGTCCGAAAAAGTGAATTTCCGGTTAATCGCAGCGTGTTGGCGCATATTTCCCGGGACTAATGTGCTTCTTTCGCCACAGTGTCGCGGCGCTCCCGGTCGAGCGCCTCGGCGCATTCGCGCACGCTGGAGGGCACGTTCAGCCGGGCGATATCGGCGAGCGTGAACCAGCCGAGATCGTCGGCGTCATCGGCCTCCTTCGCGATCGCGCGGTCATCGACCTCCGCCAGGAAAACGCTGAGTCGGTAAAAGCTGGTGACCGCGCCTGTCTCGTTCCTGTCGATCAGGTCATAGACGGAAAACAGCGTTATATTTTCGGCGGTTAGGCCGGTTTCTTCCTTCAATTCGCGAATCGCCGCCTGTTCCGCTGTTTCGCCCGCTTCCGCCTTGCCGCCCGGAAAGGCGTACATGGCTCTTGCCGGCGGATTGGCGCGGCGCACCAGCAGGAAGGTGTCTTTCCTGCGGATGATCACCGAGGAAGCGGGCTTTGGCGTCTCTGTCATGCTATATACGGGCGGTGATCGCGAATGGATTTTCTCGGAAGGCGCGCCTTCCGTTTTCAGGATGAGTTTCAAAGCGCAATGTGTGGACGTTTCGGCCTGATAGCAACCCCTGACGAGGTCGGCGAGGCTTTCGATATCACCGGGATCGATCCGTTCCCGCCGCGCTACAATATCGCGCCGTCGCAGCCGATCCTGATGATCGTGAGCGCTTCGGAACTGACCGGCGGCGGGGAGGGACGCAACGCGCTGCTGGTGCGCTGGGGGCTGATTCCGGCATGGGTGAAGGATGCGCGTGAATTCTCGCTGCTGTTCAACGCACGCGGCGAAACCGCGGCCGAAAAACCGGCCTTTCGCGGCTCGATGCGTCATTTCCGCACCCTCGTTCCGGCCTCCGGTTTCTTCGAATGGCGCAGGACCGGCGAGAAGGGCGGGGCGCAGCCCTACTGGATCCGCCCGCGCCACGGCGGTGTGATCGCCTTTGCCGGCCTGATGTCGCCGTGGCTGGGGGCGGACGGCACGGAGATCGATACCGGCACGATCCTGACCACGTCTTCCAGCGGTTTGATCGCGCATATTCACGAGCGCTCGCCGGTGGTGATCGCGCCTGCGGATTATGAACGCTGGCTCGATTGCCGCAATTACGAACCGCGCGAGGTCGCCGACCTGCTGGCCCCGCCGCCCGCCGATTTCTTTGAGGCACTCCCGGTCGCAAAAGCCGTCAGCAATGCCCGCAATATGGGCGCAGACCTGATCGAGCCGATCGGTCCGCCGTTGGAGGGCGAGCCGGAGGATGAGGGGCCGGGGCAGATGGATTTGTTTTGAGAGTGGGCCGTCGCCCGACAGACTCACGGTCCGTCTCCGATTTTCGGTTCGGGAAACCGGGCAGCCTCAATCTCCTCCCTTGAGGGGGAGATGTCGCGAAAGCGACAGAGAGGGGTATAAGGCATAAGCCCTATAAGCCGAATTCGCCGAGAGGGTTCACCCCTCTCTGCCCCTGTCGGGGCATCTCCCCCTCAAGGGGGGAGATTGTTGGCGGAAAAGCTTCTGTATGTAACCGGCGCCTGGCGACGGCTGCGTTGCATCGGTCACCGATGCCGCCAACACATCAAATATCCAGATCCAGCCGGTTCTTGCGCGGCTGGCCGTCGTCTTCGTCGTCCTCGGTGTCGTCCTCCATCACCAGCGTGCCGTATTTGCGGTGCCAGGCGCGGGCGCCCAGCGGCAGGCTCAGGAGGTAGAGAACCGAGCCGGCGATCATCACGTGCCAGGTATAGGCGAACAGCAGCGCGACCGAGAGCACGGCAACCAGCATCATCGGCAGCGCGAAATCGCGCCTTACGGTGAAGCCGAGGCTCTTGCCGGACCAGACCGGCAGGCGGCTGATCAGCAGGAAGCCGATGAGCACGGTATAGGCGGCGGAAACCAGCGCCACGCCGCGACCAAGTTCCATGCCGAGAAAGCCGAGATAGACCGGCAGCAGCACGATGATCGCGCCAAGCGGCGCGGGGACGCCGACGAAATATTCGCCCTGCCAGCTCGCCTTGCGCTTGCGGTCGGCCATGACGTTGAAGCGGGCGAGGCGCAGCGCCGCGGCGATCGCATAGGTCAGTGCCGCGATCCAGCCGAGCGTACCGCCGTCATTCAGCAGATAGGTATAGGCGACGAGCGCCGGCGCGATGCCGAAATTGACGACATCGGCGAGCGAATCCATCTGTTCGCCAAATTTGGAGGAGGCCTTCAAGAGCCGCGCCAGCCTGCCGTCGACGCCGTCCAGAAAGGCGGCGATCAGCAGCATGGCGACGGCCTTGGGAAACTGGCCGTCGATCGCCATCCGGATGCCGGAAAGCCCGGCGCAGATGGCAAGCACGGTCACCAGGTTGGGGATGATGAGCCGGAGCGGTATTTCGCGCAGACGGGGTCCACGGCCGGATTTGTCGCCCGTGGGCTTCACCCGTGGCTCCAGCGCACGCTCCTTACTGCCTTCATCCATCAGATTTTCCGTCCGACGGTCGGAAGATCAAAACCGCCGAAACCCGCCAGCACGGTCTCGCCGGCCGTCGCCATCTGTCCGACGGCAACGCGCGGCGTGGCGGTGGTCGGCAGGTAGACGTCGAGCCGCGAACCGAAGCGGATCAGGCCGAAGCGCTCGCCGGCATCAAGCACATCGCCGTTCTGCGAGAAGCAGACGATCCGGCGGGCGACGAGGCCCGCGATCTGCACCACGCCGATCGACCCATGGGCGGTTTCGATCACCAGACCATTGCGCTCATTGTCCTCGCTCGCCTTGTCGAGTTCGGCATTGAGAAAC from Martelella mediterranea DSM 17316 carries:
- a CDS encoding mechanosensitive ion channel family protein encodes the protein MDSIEKQASDLLNASSDFAEAMMALVVTYAFSVLGAIILLIVGWIVAAIAQRSVKTAFMKFDNVDKTLAGFFGAIARYGILTIVIVMVLGQFGVQTASILAALGAAGLAIGLALQGTLQNIAAGIMLLVLRPFKVGEYISTGSIDGTVQEVGLFATELKTFDGLYRLAPNSTLWNVSITNYSRVAQRMHELAIGIGYEDDLRKAIDIMLDLAKNNENVLSDPEPYAFVKELGDSAVVVAMRYWVPGPLWWKTTHVMTRDAKLAFDDAGISIPFPQVTLSTLDDDGLPVKPEKSEQADNEQADTAEDKPAAKSAAKAGSKPASRAANKPAARAGAKKQRE
- a CDS encoding SOS response-associated peptidase family protein — translated: MCGRFGLIATPDEVGEAFDITGIDPFPPRYNIAPSQPILMIVSASELTGGGEGRNALLVRWGLIPAWVKDAREFSLLFNARGETAAEKPAFRGSMRHFRTLVPASGFFEWRRTGEKGGAQPYWIRPRHGGVIAFAGLMSPWLGADGTEIDTGTILTTSSSGLIAHIHERSPVVIAPADYERWLDCRNYEPREVADLLAPPPADFFEALPVAKAVSNARNMGADLIEPIGPPLEGEPEDEGPGQMDLF
- a CDS encoding MOSC domain-containing protein, yielding MKIAELNIYPMKSARGIPLDAALCRATGLEGDRIAVLTEPDGRFITQRDLPALARVTARPGPDGLMLSMDGKDAIETGPSSEQRIDVTVWKDTVNAAASTGAADDMLSDWFDRPVRLAFFDSAAERIASRDWVSDETPVSFADGFQVLVTTTGSLAALNADLKAHGATEVGMERFRPNIVVDCDEAWAEDGWAAIEIGGIAFDFVKPCTRCIMTTQDQTTGSREGANPLPALGRLRMSADRRVPGPLFGWNAVPRGEGMLRVGDPVTVTKSTAERWPVKKRA
- a CDS encoding YfbR-like 5'-deoxynucleotidase, giving the protein MPPKNDTRAWQRMLSGRRLDLLDPSPLDVEISDIAHGLARVARWNGQTLGEHAYSVAQHSLVVEAVFCHLNQANADDCQAALLHDAPEYVIGDMISPFKAVVGGGYKAVEKRLEAAVHLRFALPPHPRSALKAKIKAADRIAAYFESVSLAGFSIAEAKRFFGEPNGVSIELLPIEPMPTALAQQRFLDRFGEIETARAELQKTARKAAK
- a CDS encoding NUDIX hydrolase; its protein translation is MTETPKPASSVIIRRKDTFLLVRRANPPARAMYAFPGGKAEAGETAEQAAIRELKEETGLTAENITLFSVYDLIDRNETGAVTSFYRLSVFLAEVDDRAIAKEADDADDLGWFTLADIARLNVPSSVRECAEALDRERRDTVAKEAH
- the pssA gene encoding CDP-diacylglycerol--serine O-phosphatidyltransferase, with protein sequence MDEGSKERALEPRVKPTGDKSGRGPRLREIPLRLIIPNLVTVLAICAGLSGIRMAIDGQFPKAVAMLLIAAFLDGVDGRLARLLKASSKFGEQMDSLADVVNFGIAPALVAYTYLLNDGGTLGWIAALTYAIAAALRLARFNVMADRKRKASWQGEYFVGVPAPLGAIIVLLPVYLGFLGMELGRGVALVSAAYTVLIGFLLISRLPVWSGKSLGFTVRRDFALPMMLVAVLSVALLFAYTWHVMIAGSVLYLLSLPLGARAWHRKYGTLVMEDDTEDDEDDGQPRKNRLDLDI
- a CDS encoding tyrosine phosphatase family protein, which produces MSGAIIVSPLERIGEMAARHGCRQMVSLMAAGHDFARPGMIDRHLVLRMNDIAFAGAGDLVAPERAHVDQIIDFARQWADDGPLLVHCWLGVSRSPAAAMIAALAVAPGIDDDRLAQALRAASPSATPNKRLVALGDEALQRGCRLTAAVKAIGRGRECRLNAPFRLDLDDLAIARLRHR
- a CDS encoding YgfZ/GcvT domain-containing protein, translated to MAEIHLPERAVITLAGDDAEHFLQNLITTDLDRIGPAEAWPGALLTPQGKVMFDFLISRTDTGFAIETHAEDAASLLQRLMLYKLRAKVTIAAEETDGVTVFTGDDAPDTAVTDMRFSPASITVKRLPGRHGNPDPEAYKALRIEAGVPEMHADYGPQDAFPHDLLFDRNGAVSFRKGCFVGQEVVSRMQHRGTARRRLVLVRGAEALPAAGTTIHADGKPAGELGSVAGDAAMAILRIDRAASAENLTAGDVAVTVTPYAWSGITLEPSGAEAE